A single region of the Ailuropoda melanoleuca isolate Jingjing unplaced genomic scaffold, ASM200744v2 unplaced-scaffold7490, whole genome shotgun sequence genome encodes:
- the LOC100468889 gene encoding olfactory receptor 2M3-like, with protein MELWNHTSLSDFILLGLFSYSTNDLFLFSLVLLASAVALLGNSLFLVLIQANRHLHTPMYFFLSQLSIMDLIAMSTVVPKMAVNLLSGSKSISWGACATQIFLVVTVGGAEGFLLAVMAYDRYAAVCHPLRYPVLMNWKACSLLTVASWMVGVSDSVIDVGVVFSFPYCGSLEVDHFFCEVPALLRLSCADTSLFEDLIYACCVVMLLLPLVVIVASYTRVLTAVIRMPSTEGKQKALTTCSSHLAVVSLYYGGAMFSYMQRASSRTPVGDRATSILYTILTPMLNPLIYSLRNREVKRALRKILDR; from the coding sequence ATGGAGCTCTGGAACCACACCTCCCTATCAGACTTCATCCTTTTGGGCCTGTTCAGCTACTCCACAAatgatttattccttttttcccttgtcCTTCTGGCCTCTGCTGTGGCCCTACTTGGAAACAGCCTCTTCCTCGTGCTCATCCAGGCCAACAGGCACCTGCACACCCCAATGTACTTTTTCCTCAGCCAGCTCTCCATCATGGACCTGATCGCGATGAGCACAGTGGTGCCCAAGATGGCAGTCAATCTTCTGTCAGGTAGTAAGTCcatatcttggggtgcctgtgcTACTCAGATCTTCCTTGTGGTCACGGTCGGAGGAGCAGAGGGCTTCCTCTTGGCAGTCATGGCCTATGACCGGTATGCGGCAGTCTGCCACCCCCTGCGGTATCCTGTGCTCATGAACTGGAAGGCTTGCTCTCTCCTGACTGTGGCATCCTGGATGGTTGGGGTGTCGGACAGTGTGATTGACGTGGGTGTGGTCTTCAGTTTCCCTTACTGTGGCTCTCTGGAGGTAGATCACTTCTTCTGTGAGGTCCCTGCCCTGCTGCGTCTCTCCTGTGCTGACACCTCACTCTTTGAGGATCTCATCTATGCGTGCTGTGTGGTCATGCTGCTGTTGCCCCTTGTGGTCATAGTGGCTTCCTATACCCGGGTCCTCACAGCTGTCATTAGGATGCCCTCCACAGAGGGGAAACAGAAGGCTCTGACCACTTGCTCCTCCCACCTGGCTGTCGTGAGCCTATACTATGGAGGAGCCATGTTTAGCTACATGCAGCGGGCCTCCAGTAGGACACCAGTGGGAGATCGAGCCACCTCCATCTTATACACCATTCTCACTCCAATGCTCAACCCACTCAtttacagcctgaggaacagggaGGTAAAAAGGGCACTGAGGAAGATTCTGGATAGATGA